From Vigna radiata var. radiata cultivar VC1973A unplaced genomic scaffold, Vradiata_ver6 scaffold_189, whole genome shotgun sequence, the proteins below share one genomic window:
- the LOC106778780 gene encoding uncharacterized protein LOC106778780: MVTMRNTNADEQGEMIRMLERRLEEMQKQHEEQLVAVRAECAAQITRAIVARGDGGAGEQRQERTVANAGNGGEEHSSTPAQEGPRGEGASGDKEEKAVSMYDGTTDPNAHVKSFTNAMSFRTGCDAIWCRAFSLSLEGEALEWFNALPNGCKVSFKGLETMFKKQFAACITRDITVVDLMNLKQGKDEPLKTFMDRYPKTVRRVKGLTLELALQHIMPALRPGPFKESVCRTPPKTMEELSERATDEIRVEDMKQSYRKEIQEAKGERNEGKKAENQTHRAGGQRPREGPRGPRFQQYTALNAPRAQIFHQALSTRLLQAPQKRPTQSNADGTKHCVYHQNMGHDTEDCVTLKDKIEELIRAGKLLKYVKTYRPDRSPARERSPRRMSPRRVEDRRTTGDRNDRYRRQEYPRDDRRRSRSRGRGDDRPLRRMINTISGGFTGGGSSSNARKKHVRALRSVHAIDTPRRSMPPITFTDDDFHAPDPDQDDPMVITAEIARYGVGKVLIDQGSSVIILYWKTFQQMDISEDLIVPYNEQIVGFAGERVDTRGYVDLRTRLGTGREGDERRGTICTVKADQKTARECYAAGLKLYPKEERRKSSRSEVALADLDPRTNTEDRLEPMGETQPMIIGKDASQTTLIANGLEEEVERRLRSILWHNRDLFAWTAADMPRIHPSVVAHKLALFKEARPVSQKNRRMGEEKRRAVEEEVGKLREAGFIREVTYTTWLANVVMVKKSNGKWRMCTDYTDLNKACPKDSHPLPSVDALVDGASGHKILSFLDAYSGYNQIPMYASDREKTAFITEKASYCYEVMPFGLKNAGATYQRLMDKIFASQIGRCMDVYIDDMVVRSEDGKAHARDLEEVFEQVKKYKMRLNPAKCTFGVPAGKFLGFMLTSRGIEANPDKCDAIINMKSPASLKEVQRLVGRLTALSRFIPRMA, translated from the exons ATGGTGACCATGAGGAACACAAACGCTGACGAGCAGGGAGAGATGATCAGAATGTTGGAGAGACGTTTGGAGGAAATGCAAAAACAACATGAAGAGCAGTTGGTGGCTGTCAGGGCGGAGTGTGCGGCGCAGATCACCCGAGCAATCGTCGCTCGGGGTGATGGGGGCGCGGGGGAGCAGAGACAAGAGAGGACGGTGGCAAACGCAGGAAATGGAGGAGAGGAGCATAGCAGCACCCCGGCCCAAGAAGGCCCGAGAGGGGAAGGGGCGAGCGGGGATAAGGAGGAGAAAGCAGTGTCG ATGTACGACGGTACCACTGACCCAAACGCTCACGTGAAGTCGTTTACCAACGCCATGTCCTTCCGTACGGGTTGCGACGCCATCTGGTGCAGGGCATTTTCCCTTTCCCTAGAAGGGGAGGCCTTGGAGTGGTTCAACGCGCTACCGAATGGCTGCAAAGTTAGTTTTAAGGGGTTAGAAACTATGTTTAAAAAGCAATTCGCCGCATGCATTACTAGGGACATCACGGTGGTGGACCTGATGAACCTCAAGCAAGGAAAGGATGAACCACTGAAGACTTTCATGGATCGATATCCAAAAACCGTCCGGAGGGTGAAGGGTCTAACCTTGGAGCTCGCGTTACAGCATATCATGCCGGCCCTAAGGCCCGGCCCCTTCAAGGAGAGTGTATGCCGGACGCCACCCAAAACGATGGAGGAATTAAGCGAGCGGGCGACCGATGAGATTAGGGTGGAAGACATGAAGCAGAGTTACCGAAAGGAGATCCAGGAGGCCAAAGGGGAGAGGAACGAGGGGAAGAAGGCGGAGAACCAGACTCACCGGGCAGGAGGTCAAAGGCCTCGGGAGGGACCCAGGGGCCCCCGTTTCCAGCAATACACGGCTTTGAACGCCCCTCGGGCCCAAATTTTCCATCAAGCGCTAAGCACGCGGCTGCTGCAAGCACCACAAAAGCGACCTACCCAATCCAACGCGGATGGAACCAAACACTGCGTGTACCACCAAAACATGGGTCACGACACCGAGGACTGCGTGACCctcaaagataaaattgaagagCTGATTCGTGCTGGGAAGTTATTGAAGTACGTTAAAACTTATCGGCCAGACCGATCACCCGCCCGGGAAAGAAGTCCTAGGAGGATGAGTCCTCGACGGGTGGAGGACAGGAGAACCACTGGTGACCGAAACGATCGGTATCGTCGTCAGGAGTATCCACGGGATGACCGGAGGAGGAGTCGGAGTCGTGGAAGGGGTGATGATCGTCCTTTGAGGAGGATGATCAACACGATCTCAGGAGGATTCACCGGAGGGGGTTCTTCATCGAATGCGCGCAAGAAGCATGTCCGGGCGTTGCGCTCCGTGCATGCCATTGACACACCAAGGAGGTCAATGCCGCCCATCACCTTCACGGACGATGATTTTCATGCGCCTGACCCCGATCAGGATGATCCGATGGTGATCACCGCCGAAATCGCAAGATACGGGGTAGGTAAGGTACTCATTGACCAAGGGAGCTCAGTCATCATCCTTTACTGGAAAACCTTCCAGCAAATGGACATTTCAGAAGACCTCATCGTACCGTACAACGAGCAAATCGTGGGATTTGCCGGAGAGAGAGTGGATACGAGGGGATATGTAGACTTGCGCACTCGGTTGGGCACCGGGCGGGAGGGGGACGAAAGGAGA GGCACCATCTGCACTGTCAAGGCCGACCAGAAAACGGCCAGGGAATGTTATGCGGCGGGATTGAAGTTATACCCGAAGGAGGAAAGGAGGAAGAGTAGCCGGTCTGAGGTGGCTTTGGCCGACCTGGACCCCCGGACGAATACTGAGGACCGCTTGGAACCGATGGGAGAGACCCAGCCCATGATTATCGGGAAGGACGCATCTCAGACGACATTGATTGCCAATGGCCTAGAGGAGGAAGTGGAGAGGCGCCTCAGGAGCATCCTGTGGCATAATAGGGACCTGTTCGCTTGGACAGCGGCCGATATGCCGAGGATCCACCCTTCGGTGGTGGCCCATAAGCTAGCATTGTTTAAGGAAGCAAGGCCGGTGTCCCAGAAAAATCGCAGGAtgggagaagagaagaggaggGCGGTAGAAGAGGAGGTCGGAAAGTTAAGAGAAGCAGGATTCATCCGGGAAGTGACCTACACGACGTGGTTGGCTAACGTAGTAATGGTAAAGAAGTCAAATGGCAAATGGCGGATGTGTACGGACTATACAGACCTGAACAAGGCTTGCCCAAAAGATTCTCATCCTTTGCCTAGCGTCGACGCCCTTGTTGATGGGGCGTCCGGCCATAAGATCTTAAGCTTCTTGGATGCATACTCAGGGTACAACCAAATACCGATGTACGCTTCAGACCGGGAGAAGACGGCCTTCATTACCGAGAAGGCCAGTTATTGTTATGAAGTCATGCCCTTCGGGCTGAAGAACGCCGGAGCCACTTATCAGCGACTAATGGATAAAATCTTCGCCAGTCAGATCGGACGGTGCATGGACGTTTATATAGACGACATGGTGGTGCGTTCAGAGGATGGGAAGGCGCACGCCCGAGACTTGGAAGAGGTTTTTGAACAGGTCAAGAAGTACAAAATGCGTCTGAATCCGGCCAAATGCACGTTTGGGGTGCCGGCCGGTAAATTCCTGGGATTTATGCTTACGTCGCGGGGAATCGAGGCTAATCCCGACAAATGCGATGCCATCATCAACATGAAAAGTCCGGCCAGCCTTAAAGAAGTACAAAGGTTGGTCGGTCGCCTCACGGCTTTGTCCCGTTTTATCCCCAGAATGGCATAG